One part of the Nitrosopumilus sp. genome encodes these proteins:
- the nrdD gene encoding anaerobic ribonucleoside-triphosphate reductase, producing the protein MKMSDEDLELDLDADLDDDDDLELDSDSSPKRSGILQSTSKRVRMIFSVMASPNRIDILRILNSKGPLTYSELKSLAGFKSKKESGKFAYHLRKLLRQSLVALNKSERRYTITNLGKLVLSLARQIEERSIIESGKMYVRTSHQSIEEFNSHKIIQSLVREGSLPLELAQKITEEVENRIYKYQTTYLTGSLIREMVNSVLLEHGHEEYRNKLARLGLPVYDVQEMISNLDNVDNGAEGLLFNTGQRVFAEHLLTNILPKDVADSHLSGDLHITNPGIWSMIPDTIFVNIKELIEDGINLGGKYLDVSRIPASKQLDDITSSLSIVIALLSKEASQEVVIDGLVQLFTKHSKSIPELEQKLTDAFATASTTAKYNKTSTKVSIRLQLGTDTKIINSIINAYKNYTKITPIPKIGLIIDVDKGKITDVSESIAEIISIGGHVMFAKGQTSSSGVTNGSTKTTAPLSINLESVSINLPRLAFESNKDETYFRARLALLMKPALSSMALRKKEISDLTRRGLNPILAKNTQYMQRSSVSLVVNLVGLKESVFNILGFQDNKEGRDILHKVIQTAVDVGAKKGKELGDTVAICMTETEASARFATLDGEKYGKNSALNSMEGDSYSQGIVINASEIASFTNKSDPIVESNKLSKILTGGLLVTLQIDKNAKVNEIKKSLEKASELTTSFKPVRKIAICGECGFKDEPFEDKCPKCKSPYVV; encoded by the coding sequence AGAGAAGTGGCATTTTACAATCTACATCAAAACGTGTAAGAATGATTTTCTCTGTTATGGCAAGTCCAAACAGAATCGATATCCTTAGAATCTTAAATTCTAAAGGTCCTTTAACTTATTCTGAATTAAAATCCCTTGCAGGATTCAAGTCAAAAAAAGAAAGTGGAAAATTTGCATACCACTTGAGAAAATTACTTAGACAATCTCTTGTTGCACTTAACAAATCTGAAAGACGATACACTATTACAAATCTTGGAAAGCTAGTTTTGAGTTTGGCAAGACAAATTGAAGAAAGATCAATTATTGAAAGTGGAAAAATGTACGTTAGAACATCTCACCAATCAATTGAGGAATTCAATTCACATAAAATTATTCAATCTCTGGTTCGTGAAGGAAGTCTTCCATTGGAACTTGCACAAAAAATTACTGAAGAAGTTGAAAATAGAATTTACAAATACCAGACCACCTATCTGACTGGCTCACTAATCAGAGAAATGGTAAACTCTGTCCTTCTAGAGCATGGTCATGAGGAATATAGGAATAAACTTGCACGCCTAGGCCTTCCTGTTTATGACGTTCAGGAGATGATCTCCAATCTAGACAATGTAGATAATGGCGCTGAAGGTCTTCTTTTTAACACAGGACAGAGGGTATTTGCTGAACATCTATTAACTAACATCTTACCAAAAGATGTGGCAGATTCACATCTTTCTGGAGACTTGCATATTACTAATCCTGGAATTTGGTCTATGATTCCTGATACCATATTTGTTAATATCAAGGAATTAATCGAAGATGGAATTAATCTTGGTGGAAAATATCTTGATGTATCTAGAATTCCTGCATCAAAACAACTTGATGACATTACAAGTTCACTATCAATTGTAATTGCACTCTTGTCAAAGGAGGCTTCACAAGAAGTTGTAATTGATGGATTAGTGCAATTATTTACAAAACATTCAAAGTCCATTCCAGAACTTGAACAAAAACTCACTGATGCATTTGCAACTGCATCTACAACTGCAAAATATAACAAAACAAGTACAAAGGTATCAATTAGATTACAATTAGGAACTGATACAAAGATAATTAATTCAATTATTAATGCATACAAGAATTACACAAAGATTACTCCAATTCCAAAAATTGGTTTGATAATAGATGTTGACAAAGGAAAAATTACTGATGTTTCAGAATCAATAGCTGAAATAATTTCTATTGGCGGACACGTAATGTTTGCTAAAGGTCAAACTTCTAGTTCTGGTGTTACAAATGGATCTACAAAAACCACAGCTCCCCTTTCAATAAATTTGGAATCTGTTTCAATTAATCTTCCAAGACTTGCATTTGAATCAAACAAAGATGAAACTTACTTTAGAGCAAGACTTGCATTACTAATGAAACCAGCATTGTCATCTATGGCATTAAGAAAGAAAGAGATCTCAGATCTTACTAGACGAGGACTAAACCCAATTCTTGCCAAGAACACACAATACATGCAACGTAGTTCTGTTTCACTTGTTGTAAACTTGGTAGGACTCAAAGAATCTGTCTTTAACATACTTGGATTCCAAGACAATAAAGAAGGACGCGATATTCTTCATAAGGTAATTCAAACAGCAGTTGATGTTGGAGCCAAAAAAGGTAAAGAATTAGGTGATACGGTTGCAATATGTATGACTGAAACTGAGGCATCTGCTCGTTTTGCTACTCTGGATGGCGAAAAATATGGCAAAAACTCTGCCTTAAATTCAATGGAGGGTGACTCTTATTCACAGGGAATAGTAATTAACGCCTCTGAAATTGCCAGTTTTACTAACAAAAGTGACCCTATAGTAGAATCAAACAAGCTCTCAAAAATCCTCACTGGAGGATTACTAGTCACATTACAAATTGACAAGAATGCAAAGGTAAATGAAATCAAAAAATCACTTGAAAAAGCATCGGAACTTACGACTTCTTTCAAGCCTGTGAGAAAAATTGCAATTTGTGGTGAGTGTGGATTTAAGGATGAACCCTTTGAGGACAAATGTCCAAAGTGTAAATCCCCATACGTTGTCTGA
- a CDS encoding ribosome biogenesis protein — protein sequence MISLILSESSLEIVPFELQDHPSIIFHARKLGKHSSEILLDNSWHFAAMKGIKNELKRGRPDLVHFSILEATTIPLYLKNKIKIYIHTLDDKVIYFGQNVRVPKSYHRFEGVIEKLYKEKKIIANNETLLEIKEKTFSELLDEINPSKVIGFSTKGKPSSYEKIAAEISNNDCIVIGGFQKGHFSDSVENKITDLYSIGDESFEGHVVVARLLYECEKTIFM from the coding sequence ATGATCTCTTTAATTTTATCTGAATCATCATTAGAAATTGTTCCATTTGAGCTACAAGATCATCCATCCATAATTTTTCATGCAAGAAAACTTGGAAAACATTCCTCTGAAATCTTACTTGATAATTCTTGGCATTTTGCAGCTATGAAAGGAATTAAAAATGAATTGAAAAGAGGAAGACCGGATTTAGTACATTTTTCAATACTTGAAGCTACCACAATTCCATTATATCTTAAAAATAAAATAAAAATTTACATACACACACTTGATGATAAAGTAATTTACTTTGGTCAAAATGTCCGTGTGCCAAAGTCATATCATAGATTTGAGGGAGTGATTGAAAAACTGTACAAAGAAAAAAAAATTATAGCAAATAATGAAACATTACTGGAAATCAAAGAAAAAACATTTTCAGAACTACTTGATGAAATAAATCCATCAAAAGTAATTGGTTTTTCAACAAAAGGTAAACCAAGCTCATATGAAAAAATTGCTGCAGAAATTTCAAATAATGACTGTATTGTAATTGGTGGATTTCAAAAAGGACATTTTTCAGATTCTGTTGAAAACAAAATAACTGATCTATATTCTATTGGTGATGAATCATTTGAAGGTCATGTTGTAGTTGCTAGACTACTCTATGAGTGTGAAAAAACCATTTTTATGTAG
- a CDS encoding RNase P subunit, with translation MKSAVRKIAIERMQILIEKAILNAKINPELSQRQAFLARRISTRHKIRMPYDLRMVFCKKCKSFIAPGLNSRIRIGRTSVKSIRISCNLCGHTYRKIIPPSTTIKKNST, from the coding sequence GTGAAGTCTGCAGTAAGAAAAATTGCAATAGAGCGAATGCAAATTTTAATTGAAAAAGCAATACTTAATGCAAAAATTAACCCTGAACTTTCTCAGCGTCAGGCTTTTCTTGCTAGAAGAATTAGTACAAGACACAAAATTAGGATGCCTTATGATCTTAGGATGGTTTTCTGTAAAAAATGCAAGTCATTTATTGCGCCTGGATTAAATTCTAGAATTCGTATAGGCAGAACATCTGTCAAATCAATCAGAATTTCTTGTAACTTGTGTGGACATACTTATCGTAAAATTATACCCCCATCCACTACAATTAAAAAAAATAGTACTTGA
- a CDS encoding adenosylcobalamin-dependent ribonucleoside-diphosphate reductase, which produces MDNSQIENTINEIRKRSGAVTAFNQNKISNAIFRALAATSKADRGLADQLAENVVNKLVEQGFTSTRTPTVEDIQDIVESTLIDSGNSDIAKAYIVYRHERRKLREEKMKVLNLKALDPVSKKFDLNCLRVLASRYLFRNSKNEIIESPTQMFERVAILVGIGDILYDSQIFDKSGNIKQDVEEAKSYLEKLDAFDYKFKVGDYFFNKWHFRSLINHYVSLANKGQMKISFKDLLTLLAAKKLDNYADKITEYFELMTAQDFLPNSPTMMNAGGRLGQLSACFVLGMEDGMEQIMKSTSDAALIFKSGGGVGINYSDLREEGDIVASTSGVASGPVSFMNIINTVTEVVKQGGKRRGANMGIIEAWHPDVEKFITNKTEPGVLENFNVSVGIWEDFWHALVNTSDGNYILRSPRDKKPVKEINAHQLIDLIALSAWKSAEPGLIFFDQINKYNVFAKARKAPLRATNPCGEQSLYPYESCNLGSINLVNLVKRQADGTYEFDWQRYEETIRKTTRFLDNIIDVNTYPVPEISVASKESRRIGLGVMGVADLLYKLKIPYNSREGYELQSKLSEALSYYSMEESVALAKSRGEFPLCSKTEYPEGKIPISGYYERPKESHSCDWDPLIDKIKKHGIRNVLTTTVAPTGTLSMIADCSNGMEPAFALVFEKRVTVGRFFYTNKIVEEALKEHGLYNDEILEKIADNYGSLKGIPEIPQWMQDVYVTAMDIHWADHLMAQGVWQDWIGNAIAKTINMPYDVTAEDVKCAYLLAHELGLKGMTVYRDGSRHKQVLHMTSENAQKIFDVPPSDYMTAFVKENITNPYIKSQVNAALALKIHDEEIKIEPQKQEEVSEDRLCPTCKNNLVFVEGCSICIECGYSGCTSG; this is translated from the coding sequence ATGGACAATTCACAAATTGAAAATACGATCAATGAGATCCGTAAGCGCAGTGGCGCAGTCACGGCTTTCAATCAAAATAAAATTTCAAATGCCATATTTCGGGCATTGGCCGCCACCTCTAAAGCCGATCGTGGTCTGGCCGATCAACTAGCAGAGAATGTAGTTAACAAACTAGTTGAACAAGGATTTACAAGTACTAGAACACCGACTGTTGAGGATATTCAAGATATTGTAGAATCAACTCTAATTGATAGCGGAAATAGCGATATTGCCAAAGCATACATCGTTTACAGACATGAGAGAAGAAAACTAAGAGAAGAGAAAATGAAGGTCTTGAATCTAAAGGCTCTTGATCCAGTTTCCAAAAAGTTTGATCTGAATTGTCTTAGAGTCTTGGCATCAAGATATCTTTTCCGAAATTCTAAAAACGAGATCATTGAATCTCCAACTCAAATGTTTGAGCGTGTAGCAATTCTGGTAGGAATTGGAGATATTCTATATGATTCACAAATCTTTGACAAATCAGGAAATATCAAACAAGATGTAGAAGAAGCAAAATCATATCTTGAAAAACTAGATGCCTTTGATTATAAATTCAAAGTAGGAGATTATTTCTTCAACAAATGGCATTTCAGATCCTTAATCAATCACTACGTGAGTCTTGCAAACAAAGGTCAAATGAAGATAAGCTTCAAAGATCTTTTAACATTACTTGCAGCAAAGAAACTAGATAATTATGCAGACAAAATCACAGAATACTTTGAACTAATGACTGCACAAGACTTTCTACCAAATTCACCAACCATGATGAATGCAGGTGGAAGATTGGGACAACTATCTGCATGCTTTGTACTTGGAATGGAAGATGGAATGGAACAAATCATGAAATCTACCTCTGATGCAGCATTAATCTTCAAGTCTGGTGGTGGTGTTGGAATCAACTATTCTGATCTTCGTGAAGAAGGTGATATTGTAGCATCCACTTCAGGCGTTGCATCTGGACCTGTATCTTTCATGAATATTATCAATACCGTCACTGAAGTAGTCAAACAAGGAGGAAAAAGGCGTGGTGCAAACATGGGTATTATTGAAGCATGGCATCCTGATGTTGAAAAATTCATCACAAACAAAACAGAACCAGGAGTTTTAGAAAACTTTAACGTAAGCGTTGGTATCTGGGAGGACTTTTGGCATGCCTTGGTAAATACTTCTGATGGTAACTATATCTTACGTAGTCCACGTGATAAAAAACCAGTTAAAGAAATCAATGCGCATCAACTAATTGATCTGATTGCACTTTCTGCATGGAAGAGCGCAGAACCTGGATTGATCTTCTTTGATCAAATTAACAAATACAATGTATTTGCAAAAGCAAGAAAAGCACCACTTAGAGCAACAAATCCGTGTGGTGAACAAAGTCTTTATCCATACGAATCATGTAATCTAGGTTCTATCAATTTAGTAAATCTTGTAAAGAGACAAGCAGATGGAACTTATGAATTTGATTGGCAAAGATATGAGGAAACAATCAGAAAGACAACAAGATTCTTGGATAACATCATTGATGTCAATACATATCCGGTACCGGAAATTAGTGTAGCATCAAAAGAGTCTAGACGTATTGGACTTGGAGTGATGGGCGTAGCTGATCTGTTGTACAAACTAAAAATCCCATACAATTCTCGAGAAGGATATGAACTACAATCAAAACTATCTGAAGCCCTGTCATACTATTCAATGGAAGAAAGTGTTGCACTTGCTAAATCTCGTGGTGAGTTCCCACTCTGTTCTAAAACAGAATATCCAGAAGGAAAGATTCCTATTTCAGGATATTATGAGAGACCAAAAGAATCTCACTCTTGTGATTGGGATCCACTAATTGATAAAATCAAAAAACATGGTATCAGAAATGTCTTGACTACTACAGTAGCTCCAACTGGCACACTCTCCATGATTGCAGACTGTTCTAATGGAATGGAACCTGCATTTGCTCTTGTATTTGAGAAAAGAGTAACTGTTGGAAGATTCTTCTATACCAATAAGATAGTTGAAGAAGCACTCAAAGAACATGGCCTTTACAATGATGAAATCCTTGAAAAGATTGCAGACAATTACGGTTCATTGAAAGGAATTCCTGAAATTCCACAATGGATGCAGGATGTCTATGTTACAGCAATGGATATTCATTGGGCTGATCATCTTATGGCTCAAGGTGTATGGCAAGACTGGATTGGAAATGCAATTGCAAAAACAATCAACATGCCATATGACGTGACTGCAGAAGACGTAAAGTGTGCATATCTTCTAGCACATGAACTTGGACTAAAAGGAATGACAGTTTATCGTGATGGCTCTAGACACAAACAAGTTCTTCATATGACTAGTGAAAATGCTCAGAAGATATTTGATGTACCACCAAGTGATTACATGACTGCTTTTGTGAAAGAAAACATCACAAATCCATACATCAAGTCTCAAGTAAATGCCGCACTTGCATTAAAGATTCATGACGAAGAAATCAAGATTGAACCTCAAAAACAAGAAGAGGTTTCAGAAGATCGTCTATGCCCAACATGCAAAAACAATCTTGTATTCGTAGAGGGTTGTAGTATTTGCATTGAGTGCGGATACAGTGGTTGTACTTCTGGATAA